In Quercus robur chromosome 11, dhQueRobu3.1, whole genome shotgun sequence, the following proteins share a genomic window:
- the LOC126705592 gene encoding serine/threonine-protein phosphatase 7 long form homolog, which translates to MDKHPAGPRDCTVLTRQAEHRSSWLWDGPPTGQAWPGVLTCRHRFSCMPEVGLDPRVAAYITDAGLGGLLHVPNIEIDHALITALVERWRPETHSFHLPHGEMTITLQDMEVIMGVPVEGLPVVGKTNMEWGNLCHELLGHKPPDKEPHANENTAMLCGARLKLSWLKTMFHDPLPADATDLQVQQYARYYILEMLGGMLFMDKSGERISVMYLQFLNPISNGKKYSWGSAALSWLYRHLCKASETTAKQIGGALLLVQIWAYARFPHICPMMRHPHQALPSGPLAVRWKVATCTTEHATHVLSAYRMSLASLRPNQIVWEPYKSVIGSLPSYCTAGQHIWRSTVPLLHFWVVEGHHPERVLRQFGMKQGVPVDVNTSTDLHNITLQGKHDKDWAVEHASPIAKWAAHAEVVNAPIFEGEMGFDDEYMKWFRRITRRFITKETSYWDTLVESHLRILAMCEPGSAIHIECMSALEAVEELSRLNLDNARVASNTSEPAAGHGQLVGGRRGHRGRHSGDGKVRPDKEPVRRRKRE; encoded by the exons ATGGACAAGCATCCAGCAGGACCCCGTGATTGTACTGTCTTGACGAGGCAAGCAGAGCATCGTTCGAGTTGGCTTTGGGATGGTCCTCCGACAGGCCAG GCATGGCCAGGTGTACTCACTTGTCGCCATCGATTCAGTTGTATGCCCGAAGTTGGGTTAGATCCACGGGTTGCCGCTTATATCACGGATGCGGGGTTAGGTGGGCTATTACACGTCCCAAATATAGAGATCGATCATGCATTGATCACCGCATTGGTGGAGAGATGGCGGCCGGAGACGCACTCATTCCACTTGCCCCACGGTGAGATGACAATCACGTTACAAGACATGGAGGTTATTATGGGGGTACCTGTAGAAGGCTTGCCAGTGGTGGGGAAAACCAATATGGAATGGGGCAACTTATGCCACGAATTGCTAGGCCATAAGCCTCCGGACAAAGAACCCCATGCTAATGAAAACACGGCTATGTTGTGTGGGGCGAGGTTAAAATTGTCTTGGCTCAAGACAATGTTTCATGACCCTCTACCGGCTGATGCCACTGACTTACAAGTGCAGCAATACGCTCGGTATTACATACTAGAGATGTTGGGTGGTATGTTGTTTATGGACAAATCTGGCGAACGGATCTCGGTCATGTATCTGCAATTCTTGAATCCAATCAGCAATGGCAAGAAGTATAGCTGGGGTAGTGCAGCACTAAGTTGGCTATATAGACACCTGTGTAAGGCGTCAGAGACTACCGCGAAGCAGATTGGTGGTGCACTGCTATTGGTGCAAATATGGGCGTATGCCAGGTTCCCACACATATGTCCAATGATGAGGCATCCACATCAGGCACTGCCCTCGGGTCCACTTGCTGTTAG ATGGAAAGTGGCTACGTGCACCACAGAACATGCAACGCACGTCTTAAGCGCCTATCGTATGTCACTTGCTTCGCTACGGCCAAATCAG ATTGTGTGGGAGCCGTATAAGTCAGTGATAGGTTCCCTGCCCTCATATTGTACTGCAGGCCAACACATATGGAGGTCTACCGTGCCGCTTCTACATTTTTGGGTGGTTGAGGGCCATCACCCCGAACGTGTCCTCCGACAGTTTGGGATGAAGCAGGGCGTACCGGTCGATGTCAATACTTCTACTGATTTGCACAATATAACACTCCAAGGGAAGCATGACAAAGATTGGGCTGTGGAACATGCCTCTCCTATTGCTAAATGGGCTGCGCATGCTGAAGTTGTCAATGCACCGATCTTTGAGGGGGAGATGGGGTTCGATGACGAGTATATGAAGTGGTTTCGTCGCATCACTCGACGCTTTATTACAAAAGAAACCTCATACTGGGACACTTTG GTTGAATCACATTTGAGGATACTGGCAATGTGCGAACCAGGTTCCGCGATCCACATTGAGTGTATGTCTGCCTTGGAAGCTGTTGAAGAGCTTAGTCGGTTGAACTTGGATAATGCACGTGTTGCGAGCAACACGAGTGAACCGGCTGCAGGGCATGGCCAGCTAGTTGGTGGACGTCGAGGCCATAGAGGGCGTCATTCTGGTGATG GCAAGGTGAGACCAGACAAGGAACCAGTGAGGAGAAGAAAACGGGAATGA